Proteins encoded by one window of Camelus dromedarius isolate mCamDro1 chromosome 27, mCamDro1.pat, whole genome shotgun sequence:
- the PRR7 gene encoding proline-rich protein 7: MVMSQGTYTFLTCFAGFWLIWGLIVLLCCFCSFLRRRLKRRQEERLREQNLRALELEPLELEGSLAGSPPGLPPPPPPQRGRLEAPAHTHQHVHVHPLLHHGPAQPHAHPHAHHHALPHPPPPHLSVPPRPWSYPRQAESDMSKPPCYEEAVLMAEPPPPYSEVLTDTRGLYRKIVTPFLSRRDSAEKQEQPPPSYKPLFLDRGYTSALHLPSAPRPAPPCPALCLQADRGRRVFPSWTDSELSSREPLEHGAWRLPVSIPLFGRTTAV, encoded by the exons aTGGTTATGTCCCAGGGCACCTACACGTTCCTCACGTGCTTTGCTGGTTTCTGGCTCATCTGGGGTCTTATCGTCCTACTCTGCTGCTTCTGCAGCTTCCTGCGCCGCCGCCTCAAACGGCGCCAGGAGGAGCGACTGCGTGAGCAGAACCTGCGCGCCCTCGAGCTGGAGCCCCTGGAGCTCGAGGGCAGCCTGGCCGGGAGCCCCCCGGGcctgccaccgccaccaccaccgcAGCGAGGCCGCCTCGAGGCGCCGGCGCACACCCATCAGCACGTACACGTGCACCCGCTGCTGCACCACGGGCCTGCGCAACCTCACGCGCACCCGCACGCACACCACCACGCGCTTCCGCACCCGCCGCCGCCGCACCTCTCCGTGCCGCCGCGGCCCTGGAGCTACCCGCGCCAAG CGGAATCGGACATGTCCAAGCCACCGTGCTACGAAGAGGCGGTGCTGATGGCCGAGCCGCCGCCGCCCTACAGCGAGGTGCTCACTGACACGCGCGGCCTCTACCGCAAGATCGTCACGCCCTTTCTGAGCCGCCGCGACAGCGCGGAGAAACAGGAGCAGCCGCCGCCCAGTTACAAGCCGCTCTTCCTGGATCGGGGATACACGTCGGCGCTGCACCTGCCCAGCGCCCCACGGCCCGCACCGCCCTGCCCTGCGCTCTGCCTGCAGGCAGACCGCGGCCGCCGGGTCTTCCCCAGCTGGACCGACTCGGAGCTCAGCAGCCGAGAGCCACTGGAGCACGGAGCTTGGCGCCTGCCGGTCTCCATCCCCTTGTTCGGGAGGACTACAGCCGTATAG